Proteins from a genomic interval of Zingiber officinale cultivar Zhangliang chromosome 1B, Zo_v1.1, whole genome shotgun sequence:
- the LOC122045703 gene encoding putative HVA22-like protein g isoform X2, with product MLSDLITKLLLVFFGYAYPAFECFKAVENHPYNNQQLRFWCHYWIIVTAITVVERLPMYGEAKLAFLVYLWFPKTKGSDVVYEVFLRPLVMQYEPDMEERFRNLRAKSGELLQFYLQNFTEKGHVLFLDCLRHMVSTRPLAPRTETEGILQQSADAVRNPAILFKLRLTAEEVEEDAVVAESLKWRRRFL from the exons ATGTTATCAGACCTCATCACCAAACTGCTCCT GGTGTTCTTTGGATATGCTTATCCCGCTTTTGAATGCTTCAAGGCGGTGGAGAACCACCCTTACAACAACCAGCAGCTTCGCTTCTGGTGCCACTACTG GATCATCGTGACGGCGATCACCGTCGTCGAAAG GCTGCCGATGTATGGAGAAGCAAAGCTGGCCTTCTTGGTCTACCTCTGGTTCCCCAAAACCAAG GGCTCTGATGTGGTGTACGAGGTATTTCTGCGGCCGTTGGTGATGCAGTACGAGCCTGACATGGAAGAGAGGTTTCGCAATCTGAGAGCTAAATCTGGAGAGCTTCTGCAGTTCTACCTGCAAAATTTCACGGAGAAGGGCCATGTTTTGTTCTTGGATTGCTTGCGTCATATGGTCTCCACCAGGCCATTAGCCCCGAGAACAGAGACAGAGGGGATTCTGCAGCAGAGTGCTGATGCGGTGAGAAACCCAGCCATTCTTTTCAAGTTGAGGCTCACTGCTGAGGAAGTGGAGGAGGATGCCGTTGTGGCTGAATCGCTGAAATGGCGACGACGGTTCCTTTGA
- the LOC122045725 gene encoding uncharacterized protein LOC122045725, with protein MYADQISSGSKRSIKERLHGDLGGDFSRSNVVSAKRQRQNDDKWKHDLYDEDREPETFKSVNPNDLRWKLQKRGSQQAFQSKASVVRDLRDKLTGTMHSQPSNSEPSKAKRVSEISETIKKNLRNDPPIPEIKKVTNPKRISQSKAELSVDGFLNSLGLGKYSITFQAEEVDMTALKHMNDEDLRALGIPMGPRKKILLSLESRA; from the exons ATGTATGCTGATCAGATATCATCGGGGAGCAAGAGATCTATCAAAGAGCGTCTGCACGGCGATCTCGGGGGAGATTTCAGCCGTTCGAACGTAGTTTCGGCTAAAAG GCAACGACAAAATGATGACAAATGGAAGCATGATCTTTATGACGAGGACAGGGAACCTGAAACATTCA AATCTGTTAATCCCAATGACCTCAGATGGAAGCTTCAGAAAAGAGGTTCTCAACAAGCTTTCCAGAGTAAAGCTTCTGTAGTTAGAGATCTTCGTGATAAGCTAACTGGTACAATGCACTCACAGCCATCAAATAGTGAACCTTCAAAGGCTAAGCGagtgtctgaaatttctgaaaccaTCAAGAAGAACCTCCGAAATGATCCACCCATACCAGAAATCAAAAAAGTTACTAACCCAAAAAGGATATCTCAGAGCAAG GCCGAGCTGTCAGTAGATGGTTTCCTGAACTCTTTGGGTCTAGGAAAGTATTCAATAACATTTCAAGCAGAGGAG GTTGACATGACAGCTCTCAAGCATATGAATGATGAAGATCTTAGGGCTCTAGGAATTCCAATG GGTCCAAGAAAAAAGATACTGTTGTCGTTGGAGTCCAGAGCCTAA
- the LOC122045742 gene encoding uncharacterized protein LOC122045742 isoform X3 has protein sequence MLQFPAFMRQMTSPPLIPTSTLFPVAAHAQNDVEALAILEGELEDKLSEIRKGNSNQTVIGKKVVDSKEELEAGAEDEEVDNVGDSEGDEFEQETG, from the exons ATGCTTCAGTTCCCTGCGTTTATGCGGCAAATGACGTCGCCTCCACTCATCCCCACTTCCACTCTGTTCCCCGTCGCTGCCCACGCCCAGAACGATGTCGAAGCCCTCGCGATCTTGGAAGGCGAGCTCGAAGATAAG TTGAGTGAAATTAGGAAGGGAAACAGTAATCAGACGGTGATTGGTAAAAAGGTTGTTGATAGCAAGGAGGAACTGGAAGCTGGTGcagaagatgaagaagtggaTAACGTTGGCGATTCTGAAGGCGATGAGTTTGAGCAGGAAACTGGTTGA
- the LOC122045695 gene encoding probable serine/threonine-protein kinase At1g01540, with the protein MSGYDLSKKTVIFGLHLWAVVGICIGVAFVLLLFLISLWIAYKRSSSSSRSHIIPNVSKEIQEVQAGAALALSLSSEPEPSPLPTKQQQEEAPITLQRIHVETGKEHRITYPERGGSGGGGSSHGSGESRSVDQAPASVPEVSHLGWGHWYTLRELEVATDSFSDENVIGEGGYGIVYHGVLEDGTQIAVKNLLNNRGQAEKEFKVEVEAIGRVRHKNLVRLLGYCAEGEHRMLVYEYIDNGNLEQWLHGDVGPSSPLTWDIRMNIIIGTAKGLLYLHEGLEPKVVHRDIKSSNILLDKQWIPKVSDFGLAKLLGSGRTYVTTRVMGTFGYVAPEYASTGMLNESSDVYSFGILIMEIISGRTPVDYSRPPGEVNLVEWLKIMVSNRNSEGVLDPKIPEKPSSRALKRTLLVALRCVDPDSRKRPKMGHVIHMLEVDDFPYRDERRAGKDPKQQYHSSPEEGRRPVMEHHGTTELNGNIVAAAGC; encoded by the exons ATGTCGGGCTACGATCTGTCGAAGAAAACAGTCATCTTTGGGCTGCATCTGTGGGCGGTGGTCGGCATCTGCATCGGCGTCGCCTtcgtcctcctcctcttcctaatCTCCCTCTGGATCGCCTACAAGCGAAGCAGCAGCTCCTCCCGAAGCCACATCATCCCCAACGTCTCCAAGGAGATTCAAGAAGTGCAGGCCGGGGCGGCGCTCGCCCTTTCGCTTTCCTCCGAGCCGGAGCCCTCTCCGCTGCCCACcaagcagcagcaggaggaggccCCAATTACTCTCCAGCGGATCCACGTGGAGACCGGGAAGGAGCACCGCATCACTTACCCCGAGCGCGgcggcagcggcggcggcgggTCGTCGCATGGAAGCGGGGAGAGCCGGTCGGTGGACCAGGCGCCGGCCTCGGTGCCAGAGGTGTCGCACTTGGGCTGGGGCCATTGGTACACCTTGAGGGAGCTCGAGGTCGCCACGGACAGCTTCTCCGACGAGAATGTCATCGGCGAAGGTGGATATGGTATCGTCTATCACGGCGTCTTGGAGGATGGCACTCAAATTGCAGTCAAGAACTTATTGAACAACAG GGGCCAAGCAGAGAAGGAATTTAAGGTCGAAGTTGAAGCAATAGGACGCGTTCGTCACAAGAATTTAGTGAGATTGCTAGGGTATTGTGCGGAAGGAGAACATAG AATGCTTGTCTATGAGTATATAGATAATGGGAATCTAGAACAATGGCTTCATGGCGATGTTGGACCTTCCAGTCCGCTTACTTGGGATATCCGAATGAACATTATAATTGGTACAGCAAAAGG ATTACTCTACCTGCATGAAGGGCTAGAGCCAAAGGTAGTTCACCGAGATATTAAATCAAGCAACATACTCCTTGATAAGCAGTGGATTCCCAAGGTTTCAGATTTTGGACTTGCCAAGCTGTTGGGCTCAGGGAGGACCTATGTCACAACACGAGTAATGGGAACATTTGG TTATGTGGCTCCTGAGTATGCTAGCACTGGCATGTTAAACGAATCGAGTGATGTCTATAGTTTTGGTATTCTTATCATGGAGATAATATCAGGTCGAACACCTGTTGACTACAGCAGGCCTCCAGGCGAG GTTAATCTGGTAGAATGGCTTAAGATAATGGTGAGTAATCGAAACTCTGAAGGTGTCTTAGATCCAAAGATTCCTGAGAAACCCTCGTCAAGAGCATTGAAAAGAACACTTTTGGTTGCATTGCGATGCGTCGATCCTGATTCACGAAAGAGGCCAAAAATGGGGCATGTCATACACATGCTTGAAGTTGATGACTTCCCTTATCGAGAT GAGCGGCGTGCAGGAAAAGATCCAAAACAACAATATCATAGCAGCCCAGAAGAGGGTAGAAGACCAGTAATGGAGCATCACGGAACAACTGAACTTAACGGTAATATTGTCGCCGCAGCAGGATGTTGA
- the LOC122045703 gene encoding putative HVA22-like protein g isoform X1: MLSDLITKLLLVFFGYAYPAFECFKAVENHPYNNQQLRFWCHYWIIVTAITVVERFGYFSSWLPMYGEAKLAFLVYLWFPKTKGSDVVYEVFLRPLVMQYEPDMEERFRNLRAKSGELLQFYLQNFTEKGHVLFLDCLRHMVSTRPLAPRTETEGILQQSADAVRNPAILFKLRLTAEEVEEDAVVAESLKWRRRFL; the protein is encoded by the exons ATGTTATCAGACCTCATCACCAAACTGCTCCT GGTGTTCTTTGGATATGCTTATCCCGCTTTTGAATGCTTCAAGGCGGTGGAGAACCACCCTTACAACAACCAGCAGCTTCGCTTCTGGTGCCACTACTG GATCATCGTGACGGCGATCACCGTCGTCGAAAGGTTCGGCTACTTCTCATCGTG GCTGCCGATGTATGGAGAAGCAAAGCTGGCCTTCTTGGTCTACCTCTGGTTCCCCAAAACCAAG GGCTCTGATGTGGTGTACGAGGTATTTCTGCGGCCGTTGGTGATGCAGTACGAGCCTGACATGGAAGAGAGGTTTCGCAATCTGAGAGCTAAATCTGGAGAGCTTCTGCAGTTCTACCTGCAAAATTTCACGGAGAAGGGCCATGTTTTGTTCTTGGATTGCTTGCGTCATATGGTCTCCACCAGGCCATTAGCCCCGAGAACAGAGACAGAGGGGATTCTGCAGCAGAGTGCTGATGCGGTGAGAAACCCAGCCATTCTTTTCAAGTTGAGGCTCACTGCTGAGGAAGTGGAGGAGGATGCCGTTGTGGCTGAATCGCTGAAATGGCGACGACGGTTCCTTTGA
- the LOC122045732 gene encoding uncharacterized protein LOC122045732 — MVSTPSSSSSSSYTSSGSIDDTSRPSSAVSQPIKFLCSYGGKILPRYPDGKLRYIGGDTRVLSVQRSLPFSELQEKLREMCGSGGAMGVRCQLPTLDLDALVSVKSDEDLANVVAEYDGAGRDKVRVFLFPAAAAKPSSKSSSGQGVSPTRPIATAQPFARQTSAPARLTGRVEKAGAALDVRYHGHHHLHGHPVATRSSNHLVHHGNHWP, encoded by the exons ATGGTGAGcactccctcttcctcctcctcctcctcttacaCTTCTAGCGGCTCCATCGACGACACCTCCAGACCCTCCTCCGCCGTCTCCCAGCCCATCAAGTTCCTCTGCAGCTATGGCGGCAAGATCCTCCCACGATACCCCGACGGCAAGCTCCGTTACATCGGCGGCGACACTCGCGTGCTCTCTGTCCAACGATCGCTCCCCTTCTCAG AACTGCAGGAGAAGTTGAGAGAGATGTGTGGATCGGGCGGCGCGATGGGCGTTCGATGCCAGCTCCCGACGTTGGATCTGGACGCTCTCGTCTCCGTCAAGTCCGACGAGGATCTGGCCAACGTGGTGGCGGAGTACGATGGCGCGGGCCGCGACAAGGTCCGGGTCTTCTTGTTCCCAGCCGCTGCGGCCAAGCCTAGCAGCAAGAGTAGTAGCGGCCAGGGCGTGAGCCCTACCCGTCCGATCGCGACCGCCCAGCCCTTCGCACGCCAGACCTCGGCCCCTGCGAGGCTCACTGGCCGGGTTGAGAAGGCCGGCGCCGCCCTGGATGTTCGCTACCACGGCCACCACCACCTGCATGGCCATCCTGTGGCCACCAGGTCGTCCAACCACCTGGTGCACCACGGGAACCACTGGCCGTGA
- the LOC122045742 gene encoding uncharacterized protein LOC122045742 isoform X2: protein MMWLWLPVHAITTSGIFWPADLPASHRIFVAVISRRMLQFPAFMRQMTSPPLIPTSTLFPVAAHAQNDVEALAILEGELEDKLSEIRKGNSNQTVIGKKVVDSKEELEAGAEDEEVDNVGDSEGDEFEQETG from the exons ATGATGTG GCTGTGGCTTCCGGTGCACGCAATCACCACTTCAGGAATATTTTGGCCAGCGGACCTTCCTGCATCGCATCGCATCTTCGTCGCTGTCATTTCAAGAAGGATGCTTCAGTTCCCTGCGTTTATGCGGCAAATGACGTCGCCTCCACTCATCCCCACTTCCACTCTGTTCCCCGTCGCTGCCCACGCCCAGAACGATGTCGAAGCCCTCGCGATCTTGGAAGGCGAGCTCGAAGATAAG TTGAGTGAAATTAGGAAGGGAAACAGTAATCAGACGGTGATTGGTAAAAAGGTTGTTGATAGCAAGGAGGAACTGGAAGCTGGTGcagaagatgaagaagtggaTAACGTTGGCGATTCTGAAGGCGATGAGTTTGAGCAGGAAACTGGTTGA
- the LOC122045687 gene encoding uncharacterized protein LOC122045687, whose translation MAAKGRRELLDQPSATAFPQSLLVCRTTDQRGGTVTSANADCEAGALAAEAAAAVPRSEVLHKVKDFLGVIAKANDKLELDVRRRSRADYDVEVLSGNEKAYIEMDLLLGVADLHNDEAVAAAEAAMSGVPPPTIPSAGDSSSDADDDSSGEMEASCGSEKKRKRKERPKIIVLDPSSNQS comes from the coding sequence ATGGCGGCGAAGGGGAGGAGGGAGCTCTTGGACCAGCCATCGGCGACCGCCTTCCCACAGAGCCTTCTCGTGTGCCGCACGACGGATCAGCGAGGGGGCACCGTCACATCTGCCAACGCCGATTGCGAAGCGGGAGCCCTCGcggcggaggcggcggcggcggtacCCCGAAGCGAGGTCCTCCACAAGGTGAAGGACTTCCTGGGCGTGATCGCTAAAGCCAACGATAAGCTGGAGCTCGATGTCCGCCGGAGATCGCGCGCGGACTACGACGTCGAAGTGCTCAGCGGCAACGAGAAGGCGTACATCGAGATGGATCTGCTCCTGGGCGTCGCCGACCTCCACAACGACGAGGCCGTGGCGGCGGCGGAAGCTGCCATGAGCGGCGTTCCGCCGCCTACGATTCCTTCCGCTGGCGACAGCTCCTCCGACGCAGACGACGACTCGAGCGGCGAAATGGAAGCATCCTGCGGGTCGGAGAAGAAGCGCAAGCGGAAGGAGCGACCGAAGATTATAGTGCTGGATCCATCTTCGAATCAAAGTTGA
- the LOC122045742 gene encoding uncharacterized protein LOC122045742 isoform X1, translating to MMKRGRRLWLPVHAITTSGIFWPADLPASHRIFVAVISRRMLQFPAFMRQMTSPPLIPTSTLFPVAAHAQNDVEALAILEGELEDKLSEIRKGNSNQTVIGKKVVDSKEELEAGAEDEEVDNVGDSEGDEFEQETG from the exons ATGATGAAAAGGGGACGCCG GCTGTGGCTTCCGGTGCACGCAATCACCACTTCAGGAATATTTTGGCCAGCGGACCTTCCTGCATCGCATCGCATCTTCGTCGCTGTCATTTCAAGAAGGATGCTTCAGTTCCCTGCGTTTATGCGGCAAATGACGTCGCCTCCACTCATCCCCACTTCCACTCTGTTCCCCGTCGCTGCCCACGCCCAGAACGATGTCGAAGCCCTCGCGATCTTGGAAGGCGAGCTCGAAGATAAG TTGAGTGAAATTAGGAAGGGAAACAGTAATCAGACGGTGATTGGTAAAAAGGTTGTTGATAGCAAGGAGGAACTGGAAGCTGGTGcagaagatgaagaagtggaTAACGTTGGCGATTCTGAAGGCGATGAGTTTGAGCAGGAAACTGGTTGA